From a region of the Lactuca sativa cultivar Salinas chromosome 4, Lsat_Salinas_v11, whole genome shotgun sequence genome:
- the LOC111914642 gene encoding heat stress transcription factor A-4c, translated as MDGSQGGSNSSPPFLTKTYEMVDDPLTDHIVSWSHTGSSFVVWNPPEFASELLPKYFKHNNFSSFVRQLNTYGFRKIDPDQWEFANDEFLRGQRHLLKKIHRRKPIHSHSTPPQGSTPATLSPSERQEYEDDIQKLKHETNSLRLVLQRHKQENQEYEQNFATLRERVQKIQLRHKKTMSFLAQILEKPGFLESNTRKRRLLITTYLHGEANADDNGNPDSIPLLNKLESSLKFWTDFVNDIVKVSGEETYDFGILAQPEKQVSGDFNEVSRVKSSGIDVNAAPAAATDGDGGAATVPAVQAGANDVFWEQFLTETPGGGDTQEVQSARRDVINKHDELGQRKSLWNTNNNLDKITEKMGNLSPSGKLDVR; from the exons ATGGATGGTTCTCAAGGTGGTTCAAATTCATCACCCCCTTTCCTGACTAAAACATATGAAATGGTAGATGACCCTTTGACAGATCATATTGTTTCTTGGAGTCATACTGGGAGTAGTTTTGTTGTTTGGAATCCACCTGAATTCGCCAGTGAATTGCTTCCTAAATACTTCAAGCACAACAATTTCTCAAGTTTTGTTCGACAGCTCAATACATAT GGTTTTAGAAAGATAGATCCCGACCAATGGGAGTTTGCAAACGATGAATTCCTAAGAGGACAAAGACACCTTCTGAAAAAGATCCACCGCCGGAAGCCAATCCACAGCCACTCAACACCACCACAAGGAAGTACTCCGGCCACCCTGTCTCCTTCTGAGAGACAAGAATACGAGGATGatattcaaaaattaaaacatgAAACCAATTCCCTTCGCCTTGTGCTACAAAGACACAAACAAGAAAATCAAGAATACGAACAAAATTTTGCTACTTTACGCGAAAGAGTACAGAAAATACAACTAAGACACAAGAAAACAATGTCATTCCTTGCTCAAATCCTTGAAAAACCCGGGTTTTTGGAATCCAACACCAGAAAAAGACGGTTGCTAATAACAACTTACTTGCACGGTGAAGCCAATGCCGACGACAACGGGAATCCTGATTCCATTCCGTTGTTGAACAAGTTGGAATCGTCTTTGAAGTTTTGGACAGATTTTGTGAACGATATCGTTAAAGTTTCCGGCGAAGAAACATACGATTTTGGCATACTTGCACAGCCGGAAAAGCAGGTTTCCGGTGATTTCAACGAGGTTTCTCGGGTGAAATCTTCAGGGATTGATGTGAATGCCGCCCCTGCTGCCGCCACGGATGGTGATGGTGGTGCCGCCACAGTGCCGGCAGTGCAAGCGGGAGCAAATGATGTGTTCTGGGAACAGTTTCTGACGGAGACACCTGGCGGTGGGGACACACAGGAAGTCCAGTCAGCGAGGCGGGATGTAATTAACAAACATGATGAATTGGGTCAACGTAAATCTTTGTGGAATACGAataataatttagataaaattacaGAAAAGATGGGGAATCTTAGTCCTTCTGGTAAGCTTGAtgttcgatga